A single Kribbella aluminosa DNA region contains:
- a CDS encoding S9 family peptidase has translation MDPIEDFPAQSARTGRFTHGLPKSFTLGNDHVLFLRTTGPEDRTSCLWQLTADGEEQLVVAPEDLDADGSLPEAERVRRERTRERTSGIVAYSADRTARQIVFALQGVLYHLDGPAALPREIWTAGRVVDPRIDPTGRRVAYVTGRQVHIVDLADGNDLAVAADDDPEVGWGLAEHEAAESMGRTRGHWWSPDGTRLLAARVDQTPVQRWWIADPANPDRPPREVAYPSAGTPNAIVTLHAFDLTGGEVELRWDRTAYEYLAAVTWDAHGPLLAVQSRDQRTLQVLAGDPDSGVTKLLHEQRDPAWVELIYGTPARTASGKLVHTADDGGTRRLTIDGVPVTQDGLQVRGVLDVTGEEVLFEASDEPTECHLWLYDGALRRLSDGPGTHTASRSGDTLLVESNTESRRSFAVRRPGRPDRTIESRAAQPVVTPNVTWLRAGELELRTAVLLPSWYESGTLPVLMAPYGGPAMQLVMRRSSGAFATAQWFAEHGFAVVIADGRGTPGRGPAWEKTVHLDNLTAPLEDQVTALHAAAEQTGALDLTRVGIRGWSYGGLLAAAAVLLRPDDFQAAVAGAAPADQRLYSTHWRERFLGHPGDNPEVYDRLSLMTYAADLRRPLLLVHGLADDNVFVAHTLRLSAALTAAGRPHQVLPLSNVTHMPDNAAAVGLMRSELAFLSTHLSPAAPGTPSAL, from the coding sequence GTGGACCCGATCGAGGACTTCCCCGCCCAATCCGCACGCACCGGCCGGTTCACCCACGGCCTGCCCAAGTCCTTCACGCTGGGTAACGACCATGTGTTGTTCCTCCGGACCACCGGCCCGGAGGACCGCACCAGTTGCCTGTGGCAACTCACAGCCGACGGCGAGGAACAGCTCGTGGTCGCGCCGGAGGATCTCGACGCCGACGGGTCGCTCCCGGAGGCGGAGCGGGTACGGCGGGAGCGCACTCGCGAGCGTACGTCGGGCATCGTCGCGTACTCGGCCGACCGGACCGCCCGGCAGATCGTCTTCGCGCTCCAGGGCGTGCTCTACCACCTCGACGGGCCGGCCGCGCTGCCCCGCGAGATCTGGACCGCCGGCCGGGTGGTGGACCCGCGGATCGACCCGACCGGCCGCCGGGTCGCGTACGTCACCGGCCGCCAGGTGCACATCGTGGATCTTGCCGACGGCAACGACCTGGCGGTAGCCGCGGACGACGACCCGGAGGTCGGCTGGGGTCTCGCCGAGCACGAGGCCGCGGAGTCGATGGGCCGGACCCGCGGGCACTGGTGGTCGCCGGACGGGACCCGGCTGCTCGCAGCCCGGGTCGACCAGACCCCGGTGCAGCGCTGGTGGATCGCCGATCCGGCGAATCCGGACCGCCCGCCCCGCGAGGTCGCGTACCCATCCGCCGGTACGCCGAACGCGATCGTCACGCTGCACGCGTTCGACCTCACCGGCGGCGAGGTCGAGCTGCGCTGGGACCGCACGGCGTACGAGTACCTCGCCGCGGTGACGTGGGACGCGCACGGCCCGCTGCTCGCCGTACAGTCCCGCGACCAACGGACGCTCCAGGTCCTCGCAGGTGATCCCGACAGCGGTGTGACGAAGCTCCTGCACGAGCAGCGGGACCCGGCGTGGGTCGAGCTGATCTACGGCACACCCGCGCGTACGGCGTCCGGCAAGCTCGTGCACACCGCCGACGACGGCGGTACCCGGCGGCTGACGATCGACGGCGTACCGGTCACTCAGGACGGTCTGCAGGTCCGCGGCGTCCTGGACGTCACCGGGGAGGAGGTGCTCTTCGAGGCGAGCGACGAGCCGACCGAGTGCCACCTCTGGCTGTACGACGGCGCGCTGCGGCGGCTCAGCGACGGACCGGGTACGCACACCGCGAGCCGATCGGGCGACACACTCCTCGTGGAGTCGAACACCGAGTCCCGCCGGTCCTTCGCCGTACGACGGCCCGGCCGACCGGACCGCACGATCGAGTCCCGCGCCGCCCAGCCGGTTGTCACGCCCAACGTCACCTGGCTGCGCGCCGGCGAACTCGAACTCCGGACCGCCGTACTGCTCCCGTCGTGGTACGAATCCGGCACGCTCCCGGTGCTGATGGCGCCGTACGGCGGTCCCGCGATGCAGCTGGTGATGCGGCGGTCGAGCGGGGCGTTCGCGACCGCGCAGTGGTTCGCGGAGCACGGGTTCGCCGTCGTGATCGCGGACGGCCGCGGTACGCCGGGACGCGGGCCGGCGTGGGAGAAGACCGTGCACCTCGACAACCTGACGGCCCCGCTCGAGGACCAGGTGACCGCACTGCACGCGGCCGCCGAACAGACGGGCGCACTCGACCTCACCCGGGTCGGCATCCGCGGCTGGAGCTACGGCGGCCTGCTCGCCGCGGCCGCCGTACTGCTCCGTCCCGACGACTTCCAGGCTGCCGTCGCGGGCGCCGCACCGGCCGACCAACGGCTCTACAGCACGCACTGGCGCGAGCGGTTCCTCGGGCACCCGGGTGACAACCCCGAGGTCTACGACCGCCTGTCACTGATGACGTACGCCGCCGACCTGCGCCGACCGCTCCTCCTGGTCCACGGCCTCGCCGACGACAACGTTTTCGTGGCCCATACGCTCCGGCTGTCCGCAGCACTGACAGCAGCCGGCCGTCCGCACCAGGTCCTCCCGCTGTCGAACGTCACCCACATGCCCGACAACGCGGCCGCCGTCGGTCTCATGCGCTCGGAGTTGGCGTTCCTGTCGACCCACTTGAGTCCCGCAGCGCCAGGTACTCCGTCCGCGCTGTGA
- a CDS encoding MarR family winged helix-turn-helix transcriptional regulator: MPEVVAQQVKSDVGLASALRSSTLRLSRQIRRQREPGHDLTANQLSVLGALSKHDAMTIGELAAHEQVKPPSMTRIVTNMEEAGLLVRRPHPTDKRQIVVELTGRADELILANRRRRDEWLQTKLKQLTPEERDILRKAAPVLERLAAR; the protein is encoded by the coding sequence ATGCCCGAAGTCGTAGCGCAGCAGGTGAAGAGTGACGTCGGGCTGGCGAGTGCCCTGCGGTCGTCGACCCTGCGGCTGTCCCGGCAGATCCGCCGGCAGCGCGAGCCCGGTCACGACCTCACCGCGAACCAGCTCAGCGTGCTCGGCGCATTGTCCAAGCACGACGCGATGACGATCGGCGAGCTGGCCGCCCACGAGCAGGTCAAGCCGCCGTCGATGACGCGGATCGTCACCAACATGGAGGAGGCGGGCCTGCTGGTCCGCCGGCCGCATCCGACCGACAAGCGGCAGATCGTCGTCGAGCTCACCGGCCGCGCCGACGAACTGATCCTGGCGAACCGCCGGCGCCGCGACGAGTGGCTGCAGACGAAGCTGAAACAACTGACCCCCGAGGAGCGCGACATCCTGCGCAAGGCAGCACCTGTTCTCGAACGGCTGGCGGCTCGATGA
- a CDS encoding MFS transporter, producing MSPTFRAFKVRNFRLYASGAIVSNVGTWMQRVAQDWLVLELTHSGAALGIVTGLQFLPALLLGPYAGLLADRMPKRQLLTYTQIAMAFVALVLGGLTVAGVVQPWQVFLLALLFGVGTAFDAPARQAFVVEMVGHDELANAVGLNSASFNAARLFGPALAGVLISWIGTGPVIMINAFTYSAVILSLRMMRVSELYTPKPAAREKGMIRDGMRYLWRRPELMMILVTVFFAGTFGLNFQMTSALMATEAFHKGAGEYGLLGSVLAIGSLSGALLAARRVRIRARLVIGAAVLFGLFEIVSALMPTYLTFALVLPLVGLTSLTMLTSANATMQLSIEPTMRGRVMALYMTVLMGGTPIGGPFIGWVGQTMGARWSLIVGGGLTVVGAVGSVLYFSRKRGLSIRPRLLPRPHLEVLPQTELLGDKAAVDAAPAPEPELAPEPGPVPEPTRPRVA from the coding sequence ATGAGCCCCACCTTCCGTGCGTTCAAAGTCCGGAACTTCCGGCTCTACGCCTCCGGCGCGATCGTCTCGAACGTCGGCACCTGGATGCAGCGTGTCGCCCAGGACTGGCTGGTCCTGGAGCTGACCCACTCCGGCGCCGCGCTCGGCATCGTCACCGGCCTGCAGTTCCTCCCCGCACTCCTCCTCGGTCCGTACGCCGGTCTGCTCGCCGACCGGATGCCCAAGCGTCAACTGCTGACCTACACCCAGATCGCGATGGCCTTCGTCGCGCTGGTCCTCGGCGGCCTCACGGTCGCCGGAGTGGTCCAGCCGTGGCAGGTGTTCCTGCTCGCGCTGCTGTTCGGCGTCGGCACCGCCTTCGACGCGCCGGCCCGGCAGGCGTTCGTGGTCGAGATGGTCGGGCACGACGAGCTGGCGAACGCGGTCGGGCTGAACTCGGCGTCGTTCAACGCGGCCCGGCTGTTCGGCCCGGCGCTGGCCGGGGTGCTGATCAGCTGGATCGGCACCGGTCCGGTGATCATGATCAACGCCTTCACCTACTCCGCGGTGATCCTGTCGTTGCGGATGATGCGCGTCTCCGAGCTGTACACACCCAAGCCCGCGGCCCGCGAGAAGGGCATGATCCGGGACGGCATGCGGTACCTGTGGCGCCGGCCGGAGCTGATGATGATCCTGGTCACGGTGTTCTTCGCGGGCACCTTCGGGCTGAACTTCCAGATGACGTCGGCGCTGATGGCGACCGAGGCGTTCCACAAGGGCGCGGGGGAGTACGGCCTGCTCGGGTCGGTGCTCGCGATCGGGTCGCTGTCCGGTGCGTTGCTGGCCGCCCGCCGGGTGCGGATCCGGGCGCGGCTGGTGATCGGAGCGGCGGTGCTGTTCGGCCTCTTCGAGATCGTCAGCGCGCTGATGCCGACGTACCTGACGTTCGCGCTGGTGCTGCCGCTGGTCGGGCTGACCTCGCTGACCATGCTGACCTCGGCGAACGCGACCATGCAGCTGAGTATCGAGCCGACCATGCGCGGCCGGGTGATGGCGCTGTACATGACGGTGCTGATGGGCGGTACGCCGATCGGCGGCCCGTTCATCGGCTGGGTCGGCCAGACGATGGGTGCCCGCTGGTCGCTGATCGTCGGCGGCGGGCTGACCGTGGTCGGTGCGGTCGGTTCGGTGCTGTACTTCTCCCGCAAGCGCGGCCTCTCGATCCGCCCGCGGCTGCTCCCACGCCCGCACCTCGAAGTACTCCCACAGACCGAACTACTCGGCGACAAGGCAGCCGTCGACGCGGCCCCCGCACCAGAGCCCGAGCTCGCGCCGGAGCCTGGCCCGGTGCCGGAGCCGACGAGGCCGCGGGTCGCTTAG
- a CDS encoding DUF4429 domain-containing protein — MAGGELTSTYGTVVWDGVGTLRIRYDGTRPGLDPLAGSLRTRLGERVLPVEALQSVEVVGNGLRLVLRDGADPLQAVSGVDVLGDLYDFPDVDRAVAEQVRREIRRTLARRDVPAAAARWLLAPPAAPDRLEGRDATLSVASGQLTFAYHRGAGRRKRALGNPWSVPLDTILDVEWRPDRGGIGGRGYLRIRTGRTPLERPKPKHDPAAMVTRRGSDVDALFFAARLFTRIRP; from the coding sequence GTGGCAGGTGGTGAGCTGACGAGCACGTACGGCACGGTCGTCTGGGACGGCGTCGGGACCCTTCGGATCCGGTACGACGGGACGCGGCCGGGGCTCGATCCGTTGGCCGGCTCGTTGCGGACCCGCCTGGGGGAACGGGTATTGCCGGTCGAGGCGTTGCAGTCGGTCGAGGTCGTCGGGAACGGCCTCCGCCTGGTGCTGCGGGACGGGGCCGACCCGCTTCAGGCGGTCAGCGGTGTGGACGTCCTCGGCGACCTGTACGACTTCCCGGACGTCGACCGAGCGGTCGCGGAGCAGGTCCGCCGCGAGATCCGCCGTACGCTCGCACGGCGCGACGTACCGGCCGCGGCTGCCCGCTGGCTGCTCGCGCCCCCGGCGGCGCCGGATCGGCTCGAGGGCCGGGACGCGACGCTTTCGGTGGCGAGCGGGCAGCTCACGTTCGCCTATCACCGGGGTGCGGGCCGGAGGAAGCGGGCGCTCGGCAACCCGTGGTCGGTGCCGCTGGACACGATCCTCGACGTGGAGTGGCGCCCGGACCGGGGCGGGATCGGCGGGCGCGGCTACCTGCGGATCCGCACCGGGCGGACGCCGCTCGAGCGGCCGAAGCCCAAGCACGACCCGGCCGCGATGGTCACCCGGCGGGGGTCCGACGTCGACGCGCTCTTCTTCGCCGCCCGCCTGTTCACCCGGATCCGCCCGTAG
- a CDS encoding mycothione reductase: MTTYDLVVIGTGSGNTIVNQRFADWKVAIVERGTFGGTCLNFGCIPTKMFVHAADVAATPSVSSRYGVDEQLLGVRWTDVRDRIFGRIDPISAGGSEYRHHNPGVHMYDGTGRFTGFKELTVDNVDGSTSVFSAERFVIATGSRPVVPPIPGLEETGYHTSNTIMRLDELPRRIAIIGSGFVAAEFAHVFAAFGVEVTIVARSTELLRHEDAEVAARYTEIAQQKYDVRLSRETVRVARRDDGSIALTMLHPDGAEELVVDELLVAVGREPNSDLLNPGATGVEVDSAGRVVVDKYQQTSVDGIYALGDVTNPHQLKHVANHEARVVKHNLLNPGDRIESDHRFVPHAVFSSPQIASVGLTEDQARERGIPYVAAVQRYADIAYGWAMEDTTGFAKVLADPDSGQIIGCHIIGPQAPTVIQPVIQAMSFGLDAYTMARGQYWIHPAMPELIENALLQLDLHPES, translated from the coding sequence GTGACCACTTACGACCTCGTCGTCATCGGGACCGGATCCGGGAACACGATCGTGAACCAGCGGTTCGCGGACTGGAAGGTGGCGATCGTCGAGCGCGGGACGTTCGGCGGCACCTGCCTGAACTTCGGCTGCATCCCGACCAAGATGTTCGTGCACGCCGCCGACGTCGCGGCGACCCCGTCGGTGAGTTCGCGGTACGGCGTCGACGAGCAGCTCCTGGGCGTCCGCTGGACCGACGTCCGGGACCGGATCTTCGGCCGGATCGACCCGATCTCCGCGGGCGGATCGGAGTACCGGCACCACAACCCAGGCGTGCACATGTACGACGGCACCGGACGGTTCACCGGGTTCAAGGAGCTGACCGTCGACAACGTGGACGGCTCGACCAGCGTGTTCAGCGCCGAGCGGTTCGTGATCGCCACCGGCAGCCGCCCGGTGGTGCCGCCGATCCCGGGCCTCGAGGAGACCGGGTACCACACCTCGAACACGATCATGCGGCTGGACGAGCTGCCGCGCCGGATCGCGATCATCGGCAGCGGGTTCGTCGCGGCCGAGTTCGCGCACGTGTTCGCGGCGTTCGGCGTCGAGGTGACGATCGTTGCCAGGTCCACGGAACTGCTCCGGCACGAGGACGCCGAGGTCGCCGCACGGTACACGGAGATCGCGCAGCAGAAGTACGACGTACGGCTGAGCCGGGAAACCGTCCGGGTGGCCCGCCGCGACGACGGCTCGATCGCACTCACGATGCTGCACCCGGACGGCGCCGAGGAACTGGTCGTCGACGAGCTCCTGGTCGCGGTCGGCCGGGAACCGAACTCGGACCTGCTGAACCCGGGCGCGACCGGCGTCGAGGTCGACAGCGCGGGCCGCGTGGTGGTCGACAAATACCAGCAGACCAGCGTCGACGGCATCTACGCACTCGGCGACGTGACGAACCCGCACCAGCTGAAGCATGTCGCGAACCACGAGGCCCGGGTGGTGAAGCACAACCTGCTGAACCCCGGCGACCGGATCGAGTCCGACCACCGGTTCGTCCCGCACGCGGTGTTCAGCTCGCCGCAGATCGCCTCCGTCGGGCTCACCGAGGACCAGGCGCGGGAGCGGGGGATCCCTTATGTGGCAGCGGTTCAGCGGTACGCCGACATCGCGTACGGCTGGGCGATGGAGGACACCACCGGGTTCGCGAAGGTCCTGGCCGACCCGGACAGCGGGCAGATCATCGGCTGCCACATCATCGGCCCGCAGGCCCCGACCGTGATCCAGCCGGTGATCCAGGCGATGAGCTTCGGCCTGGACGCCTACACGATGGCCCGCGGCCAGTACTGGATCCACCCGGCGATGCCCGAGCTGATCGAGAACGCCCTGCTGCAGCTCGATCTACACCCGGAAAGCTGA
- a CDS encoding LLM class flavin-dependent oxidoreductase — protein sequence MELKLPSPCVVILVGPGASGKSAWAAEHFGGELIVSSDRLRALVGAGEDDIAASADAFALLEEVVGQRIRRGLTTVVDTLGLDRERRVRWLAAAREAGMACVAVGFDTPAEECRRRNRERTAKRIPADALTSQLRAWRRVKDELAAEGYDDVLEPAAARVVPTAFVESAAAQARQSEAPVGLRFGLQLSSYTHKGATAEWIREVAGRAEAAGFDAIYVMDHFRQIPQVGRAWEDFLESWTTLGFLAACTTRVRLGTLVSGVTYRNVAHLGKIAATLDVLSGGRAVCGVGLAWFEAEHKAYGWPFPAVSERYALLEDTLQLLPVLWGPGNKPFHGKVLDVPDTTCYPRPLQDHLPLLVGGSGRRTLRLAGRYADAVNVFGDVAAVRERAAYLRQVSSRPLEVTHLSTTLAGKDKNQLDQLIRKLRPRNVNPEKYAATVNAGTVDDQIGRFRELSEAGVTEVMLSLPDLDTIETVADVISAFRV from the coding sequence ATGGAGCTCAAGCTGCCGTCGCCGTGTGTGGTGATCCTGGTCGGGCCGGGTGCGTCGGGGAAGTCGGCGTGGGCGGCGGAGCATTTCGGGGGCGAGCTGATCGTTTCGAGTGATCGGTTGCGGGCGTTGGTGGGTGCTGGGGAGGACGACATCGCGGCCAGTGCGGATGCGTTCGCGTTGCTGGAAGAGGTGGTGGGGCAACGAATCCGGCGTGGGCTGACGACTGTTGTCGACACCTTGGGACTGGATCGCGAGCGGCGGGTGCGGTGGTTGGCGGCGGCGCGGGAGGCGGGGATGGCCTGTGTTGCGGTGGGTTTCGACACGCCGGCCGAGGAGTGCCGGCGGCGGAATCGGGAGCGTACGGCGAAGCGGATTCCGGCTGATGCTCTGACGTCGCAGCTGAGGGCGTGGCGGCGGGTGAAGGACGAGTTGGCGGCGGAGGGGTACGACGACGTACTCGAGCCGGCTGCTGCCCGGGTGGTGCCGACTGCGTTCGTCGAGTCGGCTGCGGCGCAGGCCCGGCAGTCCGAGGCGCCGGTGGGGTTGCGGTTCGGGTTGCAGTTGAGCAGTTATACGCACAAGGGGGCTACGGCCGAGTGGATCCGGGAGGTTGCTGGGCGGGCCGAGGCGGCCGGGTTCGATGCGATCTATGTGATGGATCATTTCCGGCAGATTCCGCAGGTGGGGCGGGCCTGGGAGGATTTCCTGGAGAGCTGGACGACGCTCGGATTTCTCGCTGCCTGTACGACGCGCGTGCGGCTGGGCACGCTGGTCTCGGGTGTCACGTACCGGAACGTCGCCCATCTGGGGAAGATCGCGGCGACGCTTGATGTGTTGAGTGGTGGGCGGGCGGTGTGTGGCGTCGGGCTGGCGTGGTTCGAGGCCGAGCACAAGGCGTACGGGTGGCCGTTTCCGGCGGTGAGCGAGCGGTACGCGTTGCTGGAGGACACGTTGCAGTTGCTGCCTGTTTTATGGGGACCGGGCAACAAACCGTTCCACGGCAAGGTTCTGGACGTACCTGACACCACCTGTTATCCACGTCCGCTGCAGGACCATCTCCCACTGCTGGTCGGCGGGAGCGGCCGCAGGACCCTCCGCCTGGCCGGCCGCTACGCCGATGCCGTGAACGTCTTCGGCGATGTGGCGGCGGTGCGTGAGCGGGCGGCGTATCTGCGGCAGGTGAGCTCGAGGCCGCTCGAGGTAACTCATCTCTCCACAACGCTTGCAGGAAAGGACAAGAATCAGCTCGACCAGTTGATTCGCAAGCTCCGGCCGCGGAACGTGAACCCGGAGAAGTACGCCGCAACGGTCAACGCAGGAACCGTCGACGACCAGATCGGCCGCTTCCGCGAACTCTCCGAGGCCGGGGTGACCGAGGTGATGCTCAGCCTCCCCGACCTCGACACGATCGAGACCGTCGCCGACGTGATCTCAGCTTTCCGGGTGTAG
- the thpR gene encoding RNA 2',3'-cyclic phosphodiesterase: protein MRLFVAVVPPTEVVEDLSEFVEPRREHPDDDIRWAADEHWHITLAFLGDVPDWKTEELEERLELAAGRQRPFELQIAGAGAFPGVPDARVLYAGVRDDTESLKHLSVTTRAAANRAGIEVEGRKFTPHLTLARLRRQLDVTKWVRVFENYESPAWTAGSLQLIESRLGEGPGHSAAYITVGEWDFLG from the coding sequence ATGCGATTGTTCGTGGCTGTGGTGCCGCCGACCGAGGTTGTGGAGGATCTGAGCGAGTTCGTCGAGCCGCGCCGGGAGCATCCGGACGACGACATCCGGTGGGCGGCGGACGAGCACTGGCACATCACGCTGGCGTTCCTCGGCGACGTGCCGGACTGGAAGACCGAGGAGCTGGAGGAGCGGCTGGAGCTGGCCGCGGGGCGGCAGCGGCCGTTCGAGTTGCAGATCGCCGGGGCGGGTGCGTTTCCCGGCGTACCGGACGCGCGGGTGCTGTACGCCGGGGTCCGCGACGACACGGAGTCGCTGAAGCACTTGTCCGTGACCACCCGAGCGGCGGCCAACCGGGCTGGGATCGAGGTCGAGGGCCGGAAGTTCACGCCGCACCTGACGCTGGCGCGGTTGCGTCGGCAGCTGGACGTCACCAAGTGGGTGCGGGTCTTCGAGAACTACGAGAGCCCGGCGTGGACCGCGGGCAGCCTGCAGCTGATCGAGTCCCGGCTGGGCGAGGGCCCGGGCCACAGTGCGGCGTACATCACGGTAGGCGAATGGGACTTCTTAGGCTAA
- the efeU gene encoding iron uptake transporter permease EfeU, translating to MLANYLIGLREGLEASLVVSILATFLVKSGHRDRLKLVWIGVVTALAVAAAAWGLLQFVTALTAKSFTTQEIVGGVMSILAVGFVTWMIFWMRKASRSIAKELRDRMGEALEVGSRAVVILAFLAVFRESIETAFIVYASAALATTAVPLIGVLLGLATSVLLGIAIYKGAVKINLAVFFKWTGAVLVLVAAGIFAYGVHDLQESGLVPGIGHLAFDISHVIPPTSWYGVLLKGIFNFNPAPTVLEATAWVVYLVPVLFLYFRPVKSSTPPAVPATTAHKAA from the coding sequence ATGCTCGCGAACTATCTGATCGGACTGCGTGAAGGACTCGAGGCATCGCTGGTGGTCAGCATCCTCGCGACGTTCCTGGTCAAGTCCGGGCATCGGGATCGGCTCAAACTGGTCTGGATCGGTGTCGTCACGGCCCTCGCCGTGGCGGCCGCCGCCTGGGGACTGCTGCAGTTCGTCACCGCGCTGACCGCGAAGTCGTTCACCACCCAGGAGATCGTCGGCGGTGTGATGTCGATCCTCGCGGTCGGCTTCGTCACCTGGATGATCTTCTGGATGCGCAAGGCGTCCCGGAGCATCGCCAAGGAGCTGCGCGACCGGATGGGGGAGGCCCTCGAGGTCGGTTCCCGTGCGGTCGTCATCCTGGCCTTCCTCGCGGTCTTCCGGGAGAGCATCGAGACCGCGTTCATCGTGTACGCGTCGGCCGCGCTCGCGACCACCGCCGTACCGCTGATCGGCGTGCTGCTCGGCCTGGCCACCTCGGTGCTGCTCGGGATCGCGATCTACAAGGGCGCGGTGAAGATCAACCTCGCGGTGTTCTTCAAGTGGACCGGCGCGGTGCTGGTGCTGGTCGCGGCCGGCATCTTCGCGTACGGCGTCCACGATCTGCAGGAGTCCGGCCTGGTGCCCGGCATCGGTCACCTCGCCTTCGACATCTCGCACGTGATCCCGCCGACCAGTTGGTACGGCGTACTGCTGAAGGGCATCTTCAACTTCAACCCGGCACCGACCGTGCTGGAGGCGACCGCCTGGGTCGTCTACCTCGTCCCTGTGCTGTTCCTGTACTTCCGCCCGGTGAAGAGCTCCACCCCGCCTGCTGTGCCGGCGACGACCGCCCACAAAGCGGCCTGA
- the efeO gene encoding iron uptake system protein EfeO — protein sequence MSASLGRKASIVGVVIGLAALSACAKNDPAAKDDGTGPVSVQATDSGCDLSRRDVKSGTSTFSISNGGSKITEFYVYADGDRVMGEVENIGPGLKRDLIVELPTGKYQAVCKPGMVGNGIRGDLTVTGNAPAQASEDALLKQATDSYQRYVNSQTVAFVEKTTEFVTAVKAGDVAKAKALFPVSRTYWERIEPVASSFGDLDPKIDARVNDVEPGTEWTGYHRIEQALWVGNTTKGVEKYADQLLFDVKTVVAKAKTVKLNPLQLANGAKSLLDEVATGKVTGEEDRYSHTDLWDFQANVEGSQAAIQALRPALQTRDAALVTQLDTQFKAVFAALDKYRVGDGFKPYTATEAEKKTLAAVVDGLAEPVSQVAGVIAKK from the coding sequence ATGTCTGCGTCACTCGGCCGGAAGGCCTCGATTGTTGGTGTCGTCATCGGTCTCGCCGCACTCAGCGCGTGTGCGAAGAACGATCCGGCGGCGAAGGACGACGGCACCGGGCCGGTGTCGGTGCAGGCGACCGACTCGGGCTGCGACCTGAGCCGACGGGACGTGAAGTCCGGCACCAGCACGTTCTCGATCTCCAACGGTGGCAGCAAGATCACCGAGTTCTACGTGTACGCCGACGGCGACCGCGTGATGGGCGAGGTCGAGAACATCGGGCCGGGCCTGAAGCGGGACCTGATCGTCGAGCTGCCGACCGGCAAGTACCAGGCGGTCTGCAAGCCGGGCATGGTCGGCAACGGCATCCGCGGCGACCTGACCGTCACCGGCAACGCACCCGCGCAGGCCTCCGAGGACGCGCTGCTGAAGCAGGCGACGGACAGCTACCAGCGGTACGTGAACTCGCAGACGGTGGCGTTCGTGGAGAAGACGACGGAGTTCGTCACCGCGGTGAAGGCCGGTGACGTGGCGAAGGCGAAGGCGCTGTTCCCGGTGTCCCGGACGTACTGGGAGCGGATCGAGCCGGTGGCGAGTTCGTTCGGTGATCTGGATCCGAAGATCGACGCCCGCGTGAACGACGTGGAGCCCGGCACGGAGTGGACCGGGTACCACCGGATCGAGCAGGCGCTCTGGGTCGGTAACACCACCAAGGGCGTCGAGAAGTACGCCGACCAGTTGCTGTTCGACGTCAAGACGGTGGTGGCGAAGGCGAAGACCGTGAAGCTCAACCCGTTGCAGCTCGCGAACGGTGCCAAGAGCCTGCTCGACGAGGTCGCGACCGGCAAGGTCACCGGCGAGGAGGACCGCTACTCGCACACCGACCTGTGGGACTTCCAGGCGAACGTCGAGGGTTCCCAGGCCGCGATCCAGGCCCTCCGCCCGGCACTGCAGACCCGCGACGCGGCGCTCGTCACCCAGCTGGACACCCAGTTCAAGGCGGTCTTCGCGGCGCTGGACAAGTACCGCGTGGGCGACGGCTTCAAGCCCTATACGGCCACGGAGGCGGAGAAGAAGACCCTCGCCGCGGTGGTAGACGGTCTGGCCGAGCCGGTCAGCCAGGTAGCCGGAGTGATCGCGAAGAAATGA